One segment of Capnocytophaga sp. oral taxon 878 DNA contains the following:
- a CDS encoding ComEC/Rec2 family competence protein gives MLPFVFILAICGGLLLSLALHQWMFHNRYSFRYGLLLHSFLASVAIGMLLVAVHTPANAPQHYTHQLTTKQSYVLQGRVLKQVSKTSFGDTFRVQLLAADNKKVSGDILCFFPRSKDSVKVNSLHYKDEIFFLGEVKPIAPPQPYQFDYKQYMERQGVYGRTVAKGFIIRKKGEGKGYVQQIRGYFSKLIEANFEKETSQLLQTLLLSKRTDLSNELLQSYIDAGAVHILAISGLHVGIITMILLFLIQRLPNSSKGYQWLRYIILLVGLWSFTLIAGSTPSVLRATVMFSFIGLYFLSRNPQGRFDALIVSMLVLLLINPFYLYEVGFQLSYAAVFSILTFYPAIMKWWYPENKFLRWVWQLLVVGFTAQIAVVPISLYYFHQFSGLFFVSNLLVVPLLQPVLILSIIALLLGALLGYVPSLLVMIIRDFVAIMNTLIRSIAGQEDFILRNIPFNTLLLLASLLLVAALVYWRHFRSYRSVVLILLSILLLQGVLFYNKYQLTTTDEMLIFTRFNEKTIVIRQGNRLDVFQSDTLELNSMVQNYIKKIGVNDIRIKKFPNVLCYNKKNYLLIDSLGIYPISKQVVIDSVIFLQQTPKINLDRMKQNLSLRY, from the coding sequence ATGCTTCCTTTTGTTTTTATTTTAGCTATATGTGGAGGACTGTTGTTGAGCTTGGCATTACACCAATGGATGTTTCATAACAGATATAGCTTTAGGTATGGATTGCTGCTGCATAGTTTTTTAGCTTCGGTAGCTATAGGAATGCTTTTGGTAGCAGTGCACACACCTGCTAATGCCCCACAACACTATACCCATCAACTTACAACTAAACAAAGCTATGTGTTACAAGGGCGTGTGTTAAAACAAGTTTCTAAAACTTCATTTGGGGATACATTTAGAGTACAATTACTTGCTGCTGATAATAAAAAAGTGAGTGGAGATATATTATGTTTTTTTCCACGAAGTAAGGATAGTGTAAAAGTAAATAGCTTACACTATAAGGATGAAATTTTCTTTCTAGGCGAAGTGAAGCCTATAGCTCCTCCACAACCTTATCAGTTTGACTATAAACAGTATATGGAACGACAAGGTGTGTATGGTCGTACTGTAGCTAAAGGATTTATTATTAGAAAGAAAGGAGAGGGAAAGGGGTATGTTCAGCAAATACGAGGGTATTTTAGTAAACTTATTGAGGCTAATTTTGAAAAAGAAACATCTCAATTATTACAAACCTTATTACTAAGTAAACGCACTGATTTGAGTAACGAACTCCTACAAAGTTATATAGATGCTGGAGCAGTTCATATTTTAGCTATATCAGGCTTACATGTGGGAATTATTACGATGATATTACTATTTCTTATTCAAAGGTTGCCTAACAGTAGTAAAGGTTACCAATGGTTGAGATATATCATTTTGCTTGTAGGTTTGTGGAGTTTTACCCTAATAGCAGGTAGTACACCTTCGGTATTGCGAGCGACAGTTATGTTTAGCTTTATAGGTTTGTACTTTTTGTCACGTAACCCACAAGGGAGATTTGACGCTCTTATTGTATCTATGCTTGTATTACTGCTTATCAATCCATTTTATTTGTATGAAGTAGGATTTCAGCTTAGTTATGCAGCAGTATTTTCAATATTGACTTTTTACCCAGCTATTATGAAGTGGTGGTATCCAGAGAATAAATTTTTGCGGTGGGTATGGCAACTGTTAGTAGTAGGTTTTACAGCTCAGATAGCTGTAGTACCTATTAGCTTGTACTATTTTCATCAGTTTTCAGGTTTATTTTTTGTGTCTAACTTATTAGTAGTACCTTTATTGCAGCCAGTACTTATTCTTAGTATTATAGCTTTGTTATTAGGAGCTTTATTAGGTTATGTACCTTCTTTATTAGTTATGATAATCAGAGATTTTGTAGCTATAATGAATACTTTGATAAGGAGTATAGCAGGGCAGGAAGATTTTATTTTGCGAAATATACCTTTTAATACACTTTTATTGTTAGCAAGTTTACTACTAGTTGCAGCTCTTGTGTATTGGAGACATTTTCGTAGTTATAGGTCAGTAGTATTGATATTGCTTAGTATATTGCTACTACAAGGAGTGTTGTTCTATAATAAATACCAGTTAACTACTACTGATGAGATGCTCATATTTACTAGGTTTAATGAAAAAACAATAGTGATTAGACAAGGTAACAGGTTAGATGTATTTCAATCAGATACTTTAGAATTGAATTCTATGGTTCAGAATTATATTAAAAAGATAGGGGTAAATGATATTAGGATAAAGAAGTTTCCTAATGTATTATGTTATAACAAAAAAAATTACTTGCTTATAGATAGTTTGGGAATATACCCAATCTCAAAGCAAGTAGTGATTGATAGTGTTATTTTCTTACAACAGACGCCTAAAATCAATTTAGATAGAATGAAGCAGAATTTATCGCTGCGGTATTAA
- a CDS encoding phosphatidylcholine/phosphatidylserine synthase, whose amino-acid sequence MKKYIPNIITLGNLFCGCIAIVYAVQDYPTIAALWVAIGIFFDFFDGFFARLLNVKSDIGLQLDSLADMVTSGVVPGIVMYQLLKGSVINIEAQWTTLLPYAGFLITLSSGYRLANFNIDTRQTSGFIGLPTPANTLLILSIPLILYYQPNEWLNTVLYNKWFLLSITLLSTYMLNANLPLFALKFKDYSFKNNVLKYIFLALSIVLIIICKFIAIPLIILLYIGLSLIPQR is encoded by the coding sequence ATGAAGAAATATATACCTAATATTATTACCTTAGGCAATCTTTTTTGTGGCTGTATAGCAATAGTATATGCAGTACAGGATTATCCAACTATAGCTGCCTTATGGGTAGCTATAGGCATTTTTTTTGATTTTTTTGACGGATTTTTTGCCCGATTACTAAATGTAAAATCAGATATTGGTTTACAATTGGATTCTCTTGCTGATATGGTAACCTCAGGCGTAGTACCTGGTATTGTGATGTACCAGTTACTTAAAGGAAGTGTTATAAATATTGAAGCTCAATGGACTACTCTCTTGCCTTATGCTGGCTTTCTTATCACTTTAAGTTCTGGGTATAGATTAGCTAACTTCAATATAGATACCCGTCAAACTTCTGGTTTTATAGGGTTGCCTACTCCCGCTAATACGCTTCTTATACTTTCTATTCCACTTATTTTATATTACCAACCTAACGAGTGGCTCAATACTGTTTTGTACAATAAGTGGTTTTTATTAAGTATTACCTTACTCAGTACTTATATGCTGAATGCAAATTTACCTTTATTTGCCCTAAAATTTAAAGATTATAGTTTTAAGAATAACGTCTTAAAATATATTTTCTTAGCTCTTAGTATAGTACTAATAATTATATGTAAGTTCATAGCTATTCCTCTAATTATTTTATTGTATATTGGGCTATCATTAATACCGCAGCGATAA
- a CDS encoding tetratricopeptide repeat protein: protein MKKFTLLLCFLSCVLGYAQRDDIQSLVVKASKGDVISQQLLAINYERGTGVAQSYQKAVYWYEKAANQGDPRSQTRLGIFYYKGQGAEQSYKKAAEWFERAANQGFAEGQTKMGICYYKGQGVPQSDSKAVEWWQKAADQQHAEAQSLLGYAYWRGQGVTQSDNDAVMWFEKAAAQGDIDAQRDLATCYFQGKGVSQSYEKAVVWYEKAANQGDKEAQLLLGLCYQQGKGVDKSFARATFWVEKACKNFNKRACELLEKMKP from the coding sequence TTGTGCTTTTTATCGTGCGTTTTGGGTTATGCTCAACGAGACGATATACAATCATTGGTTGTGAAGGCGAGTAAAGGCGATGTTATATCGCAACAGCTTTTGGCAATCAATTACGAACGAGGCACAGGTGTAGCTCAATCATACCAAAAGGCTGTATATTGGTATGAGAAGGCTGCTAACCAAGGTGACCCGCGCTCACAAACGAGATTGGGAATTTTTTATTATAAAGGCCAAGGAGCTGAACAATCATATAAGAAAGCCGCCGAGTGGTTTGAACGCGCAGCCAACCAAGGATTTGCAGAAGGTCAAACTAAAATGGGCATCTGCTACTACAAAGGACAAGGAGTTCCGCAATCGGATAGTAAAGCTGTGGAATGGTGGCAAAAGGCTGCAGACCAACAACATGCGGAAGCGCAAAGCCTTTTAGGGTATGCGTACTGGCGTGGACAGGGGGTTACACAATCGGACAATGATGCTGTAATGTGGTTTGAAAAGGCTGCTGCACAAGGAGATATAGATGCACAACGCGACTTGGCTACTTGTTACTTCCAAGGTAAAGGGGTATCACAATCATACGAAAAGGCTGTGGTGTGGTACGAAAAGGCTGCTAACCAAGGAGATAAAGAAGCCCAACTACTGTTAGGACTTTGCTATCAGCAAGGTAAAGGAGTAGATAAATCATTTGCTCGTGCTACTTTTTGGGTAGAAAAAGCGTGCAAAAACTTTAATAAGAGAGCTTGTGAATTATTGGAAAAAATGAAACCTTAG
- a CDS encoding fumarylacetoacetate hydrolase family protein: MKLICIGKNYATKKEETTQKPANFVVFTKPDTAIHNPELPYYIPEFTRELSYEAELIIKINQNAKCVAEKFAHKYYDEIGLGIDFTACDLQQQLIAKGLSWELSKAFDGSAVVGKFLKKETLGDLHSLSFHLQNNDQTVQQGNSSLMYWHFDAIIAEVTKYFTLRKGDLIFTGSPVAAVPAAPNDVLEGFLGNESCFKLKIK, from the coding sequence ATGAAGCTCATTTGTATAGGCAAAAATTATGCCACTAAAAAAGAAGAAACAACGCAAAAACCAGCTAATTTCGTCGTTTTTACCAAACCTGATACCGCTATTCACAACCCCGAATTACCGTATTATATACCAGAGTTCACCCGTGAATTGTCCTATGAAGCCGAACTTATCATAAAAATTAACCAAAATGCTAAATGTGTTGCCGAAAAATTTGCTCATAAGTATTATGATGAAATAGGCTTAGGTATCGATTTTACTGCTTGTGATTTACAGCAACAGCTCATAGCCAAAGGTTTGTCATGGGAACTTTCTAAAGCCTTTGATGGCTCTGCCGTTGTAGGGAAATTCTTGAAGAAGGAAACCTTGGGTGATTTGCATTCTCTGTCTTTTCATCTGCAAAATAATGATCAAACAGTACAACAAGGTAACAGCTCTCTTATGTATTGGCATTTTGATGCTATCATTGCCGAAGTAACTAAGTATTTCACACTGCGCAAAGGCGACCTTATTTTTACCGGTTCCCCTGTAGCAGCCGTTCCCGCTGCACCCAACGATGTTTTAGAAGGATTTTTAGGTAATGAAAGTTGTTTTAAGCTGAAAATTAAGTAA
- a CDS encoding thiamine pyrophosphate-dependent enzyme: protein MKKEDILNDYRISVESRECSLMGRREVLTGKAKFGIFGDGKEVPQVAMARAFADGDFRSGYYRDQTLMMALGVHTVENFFAGLYAHADIEADPTSAGRQMGGHFSTHSLDENGEWKDLLKQKNSSSDISCTAGQMPRLLGLAQASKVYRELPNAQAEGFSNHGNEVAWGTIGNASTSEGHFFETLNAAGVLQVPMVMSVWDDEYGISVPKEYHTTKESISEVMKGFQRDAKHKGFEIFVVKGWDYPALYKVYQKAAKIAREEHVPVLVHVTELTQPQGHSTSGSHERYKSPERLQWEHDFDCIAKMREWIIGEGYATEEELSAIDEAAKKRVRDGKKKAWEAYMRPFENERSELINMLNSIVPNSGFADEIAAIATLSRKAIMNVARKALRSFLKEGYNVEALRTWVTDYLKVNEPKYSKYVYTESAHSPMHIKEVLPEYAAEAEQVDGRVVLRENFDALLGKYPNVLIFGEDVGNIGDVNQGLEGLQKKYGVTKVSDTGIRETTIIGQGIGMAMRGLRPIAEIQYLDYILYGLQTLSDDLATLHYRTFGRQSAPLIVRTRGHRLEGIWHAGSPMGVLLHSLRGICILTPRNMTKAAGFYNTLLESDQPAVVVECLNGYRLKETMPTNLTEFKTPIGVVETLREGKDITVVSYGSTLRIVCEVADELAALGIDIEIIDAQSLAPFDVNHDIVKSIAKTNRLLVVDEDMPGATSAYILQKIVEEQNAYQYLDSAPQTLAAGNHRPAYATDGDYFSKPNADSIIEKIYSIMHEVNPSKYPALL from the coding sequence ATGAAAAAAGAAGATATTTTAAACGATTACCGGATTTCGGTAGAAAGTAGAGAATGTAGTTTGATGGGTAGGCGTGAAGTGCTTACTGGTAAAGCTAAATTTGGTATTTTTGGCGATGGCAAAGAAGTGCCACAAGTAGCTATGGCAAGGGCTTTTGCTGATGGTGACTTCCGTAGTGGTTATTACCGTGACCAAACGCTGATGATGGCGCTGGGAGTACATACGGTAGAGAATTTTTTTGCTGGATTATACGCACACGCTGATATAGAAGCAGATCCAACTAGTGCTGGTAGACAAATGGGCGGACACTTTTCCACCCATAGCTTAGATGAAAACGGCGAATGGAAAGACTTGCTGAAACAAAAAAACAGCAGTAGTGATATATCATGTACCGCAGGACAAATGCCTCGCCTTTTAGGATTGGCACAAGCCTCAAAAGTATACAGAGAACTACCTAATGCTCAAGCAGAAGGATTTTCAAACCACGGCAATGAAGTAGCTTGGGGTACTATAGGTAATGCTAGTACCAGTGAAGGACACTTTTTTGAAACCTTAAACGCTGCTGGTGTGTTACAAGTACCAATGGTAATGTCGGTTTGGGATGATGAGTATGGTATTTCGGTACCTAAAGAGTATCATACTACCAAAGAAAGCATTTCGGAAGTGATGAAAGGCTTTCAGCGTGATGCAAAACATAAAGGCTTTGAGATATTTGTGGTAAAAGGTTGGGATTACCCTGCCTTATACAAGGTATATCAAAAAGCAGCTAAAATAGCCCGTGAGGAACACGTGCCTGTATTGGTACACGTTACTGAACTTACCCAACCTCAAGGGCACTCTACATCGGGCTCACACGAACGATATAAAAGTCCTGAGCGATTACAATGGGAACACGACTTTGATTGTATAGCTAAAATGCGTGAGTGGATTATAGGAGAAGGTTATGCTACTGAGGAAGAACTTTCGGCAATAGATGAAGCTGCTAAAAAACGCGTACGCGATGGTAAGAAAAAAGCGTGGGAAGCCTATATGAGGCCTTTTGAAAATGAACGTTCTGAGCTAATAAATATGCTAAATAGTATTGTTCCTAACAGTGGTTTTGCTGATGAAATAGCAGCTATAGCCACCCTATCACGGAAAGCAATAATGAATGTAGCACGTAAAGCCTTACGCAGCTTTTTGAAAGAAGGATATAACGTAGAAGCCTTACGTACTTGGGTAACTGACTATCTGAAAGTAAATGAGCCTAAATACAGCAAATATGTGTATACAGAAAGTGCTCACAGCCCAATGCATATTAAAGAAGTTCTTCCTGAATATGCTGCTGAAGCAGAACAAGTAGATGGGCGAGTAGTACTGAGAGAAAACTTTGATGCCCTACTTGGTAAATATCCTAATGTGCTTATTTTTGGAGAAGATGTAGGAAATATAGGGGATGTAAATCAAGGCTTAGAAGGCTTACAGAAAAAATACGGAGTTACTAAAGTATCAGATACTGGTATCAGAGAAACTACTATCATAGGACAAGGTATTGGTATGGCAATGCGTGGCTTGCGACCTATAGCTGAAATACAATATTTAGACTATATCCTTTACGGCTTACAAACCCTTAGTGATGATTTGGCTACCTTGCATTATCGGACTTTTGGGCGACAATCAGCCCCTCTGATAGTAAGAACTCGTGGACATCGTTTGGAAGGAATATGGCATGCAGGCTCTCCTATGGGGGTATTATTACACTCCTTAAGAGGTATTTGTATTCTTACTCCGCGAAATATGACCAAAGCAGCAGGTTTTTACAACACCCTTTTGGAAAGTGACCAACCAGCTGTAGTGGTTGAATGCTTGAATGGTTATAGGTTAAAAGAGACTATGCCTACAAACCTTACCGAATTCAAAACACCAATAGGAGTGGTAGAAACTTTGCGTGAAGGGAAAGATATAACTGTGGTATCATACGGATCGACATTGCGTATTGTATGTGAAGTAGCAGACGAATTGGCTGCTTTAGGTATTGATATTGAAATTATTGATGCTCAAAGTTTAGCTCCTTTTGATGTTAATCATGACATTGTGAAGAGTATAGCTAAAACAAATAGACTTTTGGTAGTAGATGAAGATATGCCAGGAGCAACTTCGGCATATATTTTGCAGAAGATAGTAGAAGAACAAAATGCTTATCAGTATTTGGATAGTGCTCCACAAACATTGGCAGCAGGTAACCACCGACCTGCCTATGCTACTGATGGTGATTATTTTTCAAAACCTAATGCTGATAGTATTATTGAGAAGATATATAGCATTATGCACGAAGTAAACCCTAGTAAATATCCCGCATTGTTATAA
- a CDS encoding C40 family peptidase, whose amino-acid sequence MYVIRFLSLFALLFCFTAFAQQPTTSKKKAKTATEKIVSNKSTAKKTYAPPKKKKTVASASKKKTVTPSKKRKVATHRPYAKKRTVASAKKRNKKTTKAPVQYAENTATTAEDLEEDLEDDDLMEEPEALDAEADIAITTLSEAKEATTQQKLLLDTAFSYLGTPYRHGGVTRKGMDCSGFVSTAFKSIDIPLSRSSQEMVTQGKKIKLENVKVGDLLFFKTLRNKKRISHVGMVVDVEGGEVKFIHASSKRGVVISSMSDAYYKKAFRIAKRVM is encoded by the coding sequence ATGTATGTAATAAGATTTTTAAGCCTGTTTGCATTATTATTTTGCTTTACGGCTTTTGCGCAGCAACCCACAACAAGTAAAAAGAAAGCCAAGACGGCTACTGAAAAAATAGTATCTAATAAATCAACTGCTAAAAAAACATACGCACCACCTAAGAAAAAGAAGACTGTAGCATCGGCAAGCAAGAAGAAAACAGTTACACCTTCAAAAAAACGCAAGGTAGCTACACATCGCCCATACGCTAAGAAGAGAACAGTAGCATCAGCTAAAAAAAGAAATAAGAAAACTACTAAAGCCCCAGTACAATATGCTGAGAATACAGCTACAACAGCTGAAGATTTAGAAGAAGATTTGGAAGATGATGACTTGATGGAAGAGCCAGAAGCTTTAGATGCAGAGGCAGATATAGCTATTACAACCTTATCGGAAGCTAAAGAAGCTACAACACAGCAAAAACTATTGTTAGACACAGCATTTTCGTATTTAGGAACTCCATATCGTCATGGAGGTGTTACGCGCAAAGGAATGGATTGTTCAGGCTTTGTAAGTACTGCATTTAAATCAATTGATATACCTCTTTCACGTTCATCACAAGAGATGGTAACCCAAGGGAAGAAGATAAAGTTAGAGAACGTAAAAGTAGGTGATTTGTTATTTTTTAAGACCTTACGCAATAAGAAACGCATTTCACACGTAGGTATGGTAGTAGATGTAGAAGGAGGGGAAGTGAAGTTTATCCACGCTTCATCAAAGCGTGGAGTAGTAATATCATCAATGAGTGATGCGTATTACAAGAAAGCTTTCCGCATAGCTAAGCGCGTGATGTGA
- a CDS encoding RNA-binding S4 domain-containing protein encodes MRIDKYLWCVRYFKTRNLATEACKKGHIKVNGEAVKPSREVYKTDTIIVRKNQINYELLVLDIPESRVGAKLVDLYRQDKTPAEAFEQAELQRLAQDYYREKGEGRPTKKDRRAIDNLLNDFQEDTPDELL; translated from the coding sequence ATGCGAATTGATAAATATTTATGGTGTGTGCGCTATTTCAAAACACGCAATTTGGCTACCGAAGCCTGTAAAAAAGGACATATTAAAGTAAATGGTGAGGCTGTGAAACCTTCCCGTGAGGTATACAAAACAGATACCATTATTGTTCGTAAGAACCAAATTAATTACGAACTTTTAGTACTTGATATTCCTGAAAGTCGTGTAGGAGCTAAATTAGTAGATCTTTATAGACAAGATAAAACTCCTGCTGAGGCTTTTGAACAAGCTGAACTACAAAGATTAGCACAAGATTATTACCGAGAAAAAGGTGAAGGCCGACCTACTAAAAAAGACCGTCGTGCTATTGATAATCTCCTTAACGACTTTCAGGAAGACACCCCTGACGAACTGCTATAA
- a CDS encoding FKBP-type peptidyl-prolyl cis-trans isomerase — protein MKKTIFIIGAITLLLATSCKKNDNNSTTTPPRDVTEVWNENKVAIENFLKTHTYTFTPTTTISETVTFATTSNTTESIFANSNLKQMELDVYDANNKRVRHTLYYMILQEGTGTTTTIADSVYVNYKGQLLDLSVFDKSSTQTTGYWFDLIGNITNSRQAGVIKGFREGIALLKSSSSNQLIPNNDGTYTIPTDGGIGVFFIPSGLGYFNNVQSKIPAYSPLIFTVNLISTKRADHDHDGKPSINEIERDQYGIISYPDCDAKKDNTYLPDYLDADCK, from the coding sequence ATGAAGAAAACCATATTCATTATTGGTGCAATAACCTTACTACTTGCAACCTCATGTAAGAAAAATGATAATAATAGTACTACAACCCCTCCTCGTGATGTAACTGAGGTATGGAATGAAAACAAAGTAGCTATTGAAAACTTTCTTAAAACACATACCTACACTTTTACACCTACAACTACAATTTCAGAAACTGTTACATTTGCTACTACTAGCAATACAACTGAATCAATATTTGCAAATTCTAACTTAAAACAAATGGAATTGGATGTGTATGATGCTAACAATAAGCGAGTACGGCATACTTTATATTATATGATTTTGCAAGAAGGTACAGGCACTACCACTACTATAGCAGACTCAGTATATGTGAATTACAAAGGTCAGCTATTGGATTTAAGTGTTTTTGATAAAAGTTCTACTCAAACTACAGGTTATTGGTTTGATCTTATTGGTAATATTACCAACTCAAGACAAGCAGGAGTTATCAAAGGTTTTCGTGAAGGAATTGCTCTGCTTAAATCATCATCAAGTAACCAACTAATCCCTAATAATGATGGTACCTATACAATACCTACAGATGGTGGTATAGGTGTCTTTTTTATACCTTCAGGGTTAGGTTATTTTAACAATGTACAAAGCAAAATTCCTGCTTATTCTCCACTTATTTTTACTGTAAACCTAATCTCAACAAAACGTGCTGATCACGACCATGATGGTAAACCTTCTATCAATGAAATTGAACGTGACCAATATGGTATCATCTCCTACCCTGATTGTGATGCTAAAAAAGATAACACCTACCTTCCAGACTATTTAGACGCTGATTGTAAATAA
- a CDS encoding DUF805 domain-containing protein produces the protein MFKNVFSPQGRIRRFEYGLTLLICYFCFISMHFFTEFFYFFSFLTNSALNIFILIIIILQGAKRCHDMDQPGWMALIPIYNPIVLIFVEGTVGDNKYGENPKKVAPFGSSVFNKDPFAAPTAEKTKTEQETTENKESYTSESARDKATNTSFSNQSATASQYYVVSPDGKTLMKWFNTEATIIDMPSDPVLTKITSIGKDVFYDCNKLSRIEFAENLDTIGKYAFDGCDSLKDFAFPEKLQFIGEYIFGKNCPMKLVFKGSTPPVLEGDFGYNDDRIQVIYVPFGCAENYRRAESWKKYAHLIF, from the coding sequence ATGTTCAAGAATGTTTTTTCACCACAAGGACGTATTAGGCGCTTTGAATATGGGCTTACTTTGCTAATATGCTACTTTTGCTTTATTAGCATGCATTTTTTTACTGAGTTTTTTTATTTTTTTTCGTTCCTTACAAACTCTGCTCTAAACATATTTATTTTAATAATTATAATCTTGCAAGGAGCAAAGCGATGCCATGATATGGACCAACCTGGTTGGATGGCTCTGATTCCTATTTACAATCCTATTGTACTGATTTTTGTAGAAGGTACTGTGGGGGATAATAAATATGGTGAAAATCCTAAGAAAGTAGCACCTTTTGGTTCGTCTGTATTTAACAAGGATCCTTTTGCTGCTCCTACTGCTGAAAAGACTAAAACTGAACAAGAAACCACTGAAAATAAAGAGAGTTATACTTCGGAATCAGCTAGGGATAAGGCTACAAACACTTCGTTCTCAAACCAATCGGCTACAGCATCACAATATTATGTAGTGAGTCCTGATGGAAAAACACTTATGAAATGGTTTAATACTGAAGCAACTATAATTGATATGCCTTCGGACCCTGTGCTAACCAAAATTACAAGTATAGGTAAAGACGTGTTTTATGACTGTAACAAACTGAGCAGGATAGAGTTTGCTGAAAACCTTGATACTATTGGCAAATATGCATTTGATGGCTGTGACTCATTAAAAGATTTTGCTTTCCCTGAGAAGTTACAATTTATAGGTGAATATATTTTTGGCAAAAATTGCCCTATGAAACTTGTTTTCAAAGGCAGTACTCCCCCAGTATTAGAGGGTGATTTTGGGTATAATGACGATAGAATACAAGTAATATATGTACCTTTTGGATGTGCTGAAAACTACCGGAGGGCAGAAAGCTGGAAGAAATATGCTCATTTAATATTTTAA